The genome window TATTCAGCCAACTAActcagtttttaacaatacaaatagataaaatttttaacttaaattactaatttactctttcataatttacccatttttttgagtaaaatgatcaaaatgcaATCTAAGTGTTACATGGTAGTTTAGCTATAGAACATAGGAAGATCATAAGCTATATCAGTTGCATAAATGGAAAAATCAACAGAAGAACTACAGAAGATAAAACAAACACTCCAAAATACATGACAGAGCTGCAAATAGCTTGGTCATACAAGAACACGCGCacgtatatataaatatatatatatatatgtaaatgcaACTAATTATCAGGTGAAAACACTCACCTCTCTAGCAAGGGAAGTGGCAACCATATTGGAAGTAGCGACAGAAAGGAACATAAATACATaactcatataatcacatagAACTGTTCCAGGCCCTGTAAAACTCccaaacaacaacaataaaaaaacccaattcATCAGCTAACAGTCAAGTGAGAAATGAATACccaaatgaaaggaaaaaagaagggCTTTTTACCTAAAGCAGCAAGCTCAATGGAGCTTCCTTGACCAATAACCGCAGTATCAATTAAGCTCATCAATGGCCCACAAATCCAAAGACCAGTTGCAGGTCCCGTAAACATCACTATCTCCTTAATTTGACTCCATAAACTTTGGGTTCCCAACATTTTATCATCTTCTCCTTCATTTACTCGGTCGCACAACGGAAACCCACCATTTTGTGCTGTGATTTCAGTGTCGAGATGGGATAGTTCATGGCTAGAAACAATGCAGTTCTTGATGAAACGATGGACTTTAGAAGGGAAACGAGGGAAACCGAGATATGGCAATGGCGGTTTGGTGGAAAAAGTTGAAGAGTAACGAAAATACAATGGTTTAAGGTTTGGGTTTTTCAATGGAGGATAAAAGAGAGGTGTAGCTTGCATATTTTTCTCAGCTAAAATGGAGTAGCAGAGAGTTTCGGCGTTGGGACAAAGAAAGAACGGTTGAAAAAACTTTGTGTTGTGGTTGTTGGGGTgactccttttattttctttttattgcaATTTGGCCCAACAGAGATTCCCCAGTTTTTGGAACAATCTTGGAATCTACCAATGGTACCTCTTTTCATGACTTTGATGTAGAGACTGTTAAGATCATGGTCTCTCTTTCCATATCTGGAAATTGCAGTTTTACCTATAAACAGACCTCTCCTTGTTTTGGTAAGTATTGTTGTattagattagtttatttatttttattttaaaattagatttaaaaatgtaagttaattattattaatgttaataaaatttttcatgttaACCAAAGTGAaaatgaggttttttttttttaagttataccaatgaatttatcaattgaatttaattttaaaattttaaaataaacaattaaattcttataaataaaattactaaatattaaatatgaaaattacttATGAAATATTGGATGTGCATTAAAAAGTGGGCATAAATGTATTTGgatgttaaattaaaacttatttaccaaaaaatattaagtgtAGTGGAGCACGCTAaaattagtattaattttaaagagtaCACActaaaattagtattaaaatttgcATACATATAATCGATTGAACCTGAATTTAGTTGACACTGTTGCAAGTGCAACTATTAGGAGTAGTTGAATTTGAGAACATgtattttcctttaatttaagGATTTATAAGATTATAAATAGCAGtaagaattgaataaaaaaataagttacatatataaatataggtGCAGTCCTTAATCTTCCAACTATGATTTGCTGTGGAAGAATGTCAAAATACATCAATGGCATGGCGGATTCCGAAACTAAGATGCTTTCATATCCTTCAATTCGAATTGTGTTAAGTCTTCGGAATACAGTATGCCGTTCGGAGAAAGAAGACGTTGAAGGGAAAGGAAAAACCGAGCCTGAAAAAAGTTGGAATCTTCAACATTTGAATCATCTGAAACAACTGGCCttatttcaaaatctaagaGAGGTTTAGTCTTTTTACCCATTGGAACCCCATAAGTGCAAACCAGCAGCTCGCCAAGCCACATCCACTAGAAGTCAAAAGCTGGTAACAAAATCAAGTTAGGATAATTTTTACTGCAAAATCTGATCAGGCTTAGGTAAAAGTATCGTGAAAGCCCGTGTACTATGAGTTAGATCATATTTTATCCCTTCTCAGAAAAGGgcaaattaatccttatatgttagatcaaagatcAAATTGGTGATTCTATTAAaagtttcatccatttctactattaaaaactggtcCCTGTACGTCAGCATAAGATCCGATTATTCCGTCAGCCATGCTAGgttttaacagtacaaataaatgaaaatttaacagaaatgaccaatttgctttttgatccaacatatagggactaatttaccctttttttttagtagaggcacaaaatgcaatctaactttTAATACAGGGGCCTCCATAGTACTTTTACTGATCAGCTTATGAGATAAAGAGTGGTCGATAAGGAACAAGAAAACGGATCTCTACCGGTGGTATAAGCGCACCAAAGGCAAGGCATCCTGTCATTGACAAGCTAATAAATCGAAGATCTCGTCCGGCCTACAAAAGCAAAATGGATTTGTAGCACGAGTTGTCATTGCTCGTGTATAGACGACTGGCAAACCGAGTTGATGTGATAAGAGATAttcgaatttaaatttaaagaaacatACCAGCAAAGTGCCTTCAAGGCTGTGAGTGCTTGGGGTTATAGCTAATGCAAGAAAGTATGGTAATAGCACCTTGTGCATCTACAAggacacaaaaattaaaaagatccACATGCCATTGATGTATAAACCTCTTGGATTCCATGTTCGAGAAAACATGAACTAACCTCTTGGATGACCTTTACATCGGGTGTAAAGATATTGGGAAAAAACCGAGGAACTGCCGTTCCAATAATCCCTAATACTAGTCCAAGTGTAGCGCCGATAGTGACAAGTGATTTTAGCAGCATTCTAGCCTGTTTGATATGACAATTCAAAACATGTTAGGGGCATCCAAAATGATGGTGTACTAAATTCGGAATGCGATGTATTACTACCGTTGAGGCAGGGAAATTAAAGTTGAGGTAACAGACCTTTGGCAAACTTCGATTGACTCCATATATCAACTCAGGCATAAATGACTGTGCGGTTTGAGAGAGAGGCTCACCCCAAACAGTGCACATCGCATATGTTTGAAGGAGGACCTGGTGTGAAAATGGTGTTATTGATTTTCAACAATGCAAGATAAAAGCAGACAAGTGACCAAAAATCACGACTGTAGTAAATCTAACCTGATGAGCAGCAACAGTGTGTGTTCCCATGGATGTAGCAAAATATACGAGGATAGAGTAGAAAATTACCTAAAAGAACATCAGCGAATCTCAGGTGAAAGCATATGGTTACAGAATACAGGATATTGGGTAAAAGTACCATTAAGGCCGTTATTCAaggagtcaaattgcattttgctccTTCTACTCAAAAAATAGACAATTAGCCCctatatgttagattaaagagcaaactggaccttctattaaaaatttcatccatttctacagTTGAAAACTGGTCCTTGTACATTAGCATTAGGTACACATAGCATGCCACATGGAACTATCAGGTTATTCAATTAGCCACACCAGTTtttaatgatagaaaatgatgaaattttaaatataaaaggagcggtttactttttaatttaatgtacaaGAACTAATTGCCTTTTTCAGTAAAgagggcaaaatgcaatttgactcctaatacaagaacctccatggtacttttacccaaGATATTGCTATTAAATGAAGTTGAATGTAAACCTTTGCCGTCAAAGTTACAAATACTGGACCAGCAATTGCTAGCATGCTCAGCAGCTCGTCAAATGTTGGAATGGAGATGGCAAATGCATTGTACCCTTTCTTGTTTAAAGCTTCAATCATCATATAAGCTGCAACAACCTAAAACATATGTCGGTAAGTGGCTGTGCCAAAGAGTATCTTCCGGTCAATGAACACCTGTATATATGGGAATTTTGGGTTCGTTCGGCACCTGTGAAACCATTGTTGCCCATGCAGCTCCAGCGATGCCATAACCTAAAAATATGCATAAGGCAACATCACCAATACCATTTATGGCACTGGAAACAGCCAATGCTTTCAATGGTCCCCAGGAATCTTTCATGCCAAGGCTGGGAGATAAAGAGAGAGTGTTTAGACtaacaaaaatgaaatgaagaaaCAAATATTCACAATCTTGGCAATTCAACAACAGAAATTCCATCAGCAATCAAACTAGAATAAATCCTACTAAACGGGTATGCTGATATATTTGCAAATGAACTAAAAtatctcttttaaaaaataaggcaGAATgtcaaatttagccctcaacatttacatcttttatcaatttagcccttttctttttttgagctaaaatttaacctaaacctttttaaaaagttgaatttaatcatcaacttttcaaacaaaaacagtaaaattgtgtttttaatagaaatactaactaaaaaattaaattatttattgacgtGGCATGCAAGACAAATAGTGTCATGTCAGCATGAAGTATACGTAAATTGTCACACGGATTGCCACAGcaacatcattaaaaaattaatttttttagtcagcatttccattaaaaaatgTGATTTGACTTTTTCAAAAGTTAATAGTCAATTATAGCTGAAAAAAGAATAAGGGCCAAACTAACAaaatgttgagggctaaatttggcACTAtgccaaaaaataattaatactaaGATCATAAGTAACTCAATAGCTTCTTAATTAATATCCTTGGTTAGAGCTGGACAGTATAGCCTAGGAGTTTAGCTAAGGCTTCATTTCTgatagataaaaaataaaatagtgtaTATGCATCACATACTACAGTGTGCCAAAACACACAAGACAACAAGAACAATGCACAGCAAATTCATTCAAACACAAAATTAGAAAGgaggagaaaataaaatatatcacaCCTGGCACTTTGCGCCACCCATCCAACTAGAACTGCTGGCCATGCGAAACTTCTAATCTACATACAGAAAAGACTTTGTTTCAATTAGAACACAATAGGAATAATTGAGAATGACAACAAGAGAAGCTGTAAGAATAAGAATTAGACAAAGTTCAATTCCACTAGTTGCTGCGGAAGAATATCTAGCCATAGGAATGACTTAAAAACATTGGCGGTAATAGGATTCCAGTAACAGATGTCACCCAACCAGATGCAAATACTAATGGCTTCAAGAAGGCAATTATACCTCCAGTAAAAATACCATGGAGGCCCCTGTACTAGGAGTTGGATAGCATTTTGTCCCCTAtactaaaaaatgggcaaattagtccctatatgttagatcaaagagcaaattgatccttctattaaaaattacatcCACTTCTACTGTTAAAACTGGTCCCTGTACGTCAATATGATGTACACGTGGCATGTCATGTATCAATGTCCAGTTATTCCGTCAACCATGCCAGTTTTGAAcagtacaaatggatgaaatttttaatagaaaggaccaatttgctctttgaacTAAAGTACAGGaactaatttgcctatttttttagtagaaacAGTAAAATGCAACCT of Gossypium raimondii isolate GPD5lz chromosome 3, ASM2569854v1, whole genome shotgun sequence contains these proteins:
- the LOC105795344 gene encoding protein DETOXIFICATION 46, chloroplastic, which translates into the protein MLTSKTLIQPPSIHLQNPNLKPSPSIPKRPTFSSLPFHRSFLLSFSHNLTPRNLSRHCISPGQELSYENEDLVEEQNEEEEVEISREIKGEGLANQSIWNQMKEIVMFTGPATGLWLCGPLMSLIDTAVIGQGSSIELAALGPATVVCDYTGYMFMFLSIATSNMVATSLARRDKNEVQHQISILLFIGLFCGFLMLILTRFFGSCALTAFSGPKNAHLVPAGNTYVQIRSFAWPAVLVGWVAQSASLGMKDSWGPLKALAVSSAINGIGDVALCIFLGYGIAGAAWATMVSQVVAAYMMIEALNKKGYNAFAISIPTFDELLSMLAIAGPVFVTLTAKVIFYSILVYFATSMGTHTVAAHQVLLQTYAMCTVWGEPLSQTAQSFMPELIYGVNRSLPKARMLLKSLVTIGATLGLVLGIIGTAVPRFFPNIFTPDVKVIQEMHKVLLPYFLALAITPSTHSLEGTLLAGRDLRFISLSMTGCLAFGALIPPLLTSSGCGLASCWFALMGFQWARFFLSLQRLLSPNGILYSEDLTQFELKDMKAS